One window of Vibrio sinaloensis genomic DNA carries:
- a CDS encoding pyridoxal-dependent decarboxylase — translation MSNNKIPFGPSRIPWENQVPEFAVTHISAPSANPIEIYAERNYDFHYTEQAVNGFDVEIPPIGQNNTEQESVYQQLLSYVDAQKSRFLGYQTEENIEYEKQLSRFLDVSLNNVGDPFVNGNYTINSKCIERSVLDYYASLWNAKWPSQGPYIDENGQFQEGDPESYWGYVLTMGSTEGNLYAMLNARDYLSGVMLLEEEVRSVTKDGEQISNCQVYAHHPCPPERNPNAYTPVAFYSEDTHYSIVKAMAVEKIDTFGDLGNRLYPNQNPVEPGQPWPSEVASTPPSDGLYVSSGAIDVEHLTKYVEFFAKEGHPILLVLNCGTTFKGAYDDVDTITQRLEPILKRNGLWKREVLVDPDDPNSGYETRTGFWLHIDGALGASYLPFIKMAKECPEYQPFFAENGGYTGPEFDFRNPMVHSIVTSGHKWPGAPWPTGVYMTKQKFMVSPPDNPEYIGSPDTTFAGSRNGLSPLVLWEYFTRNSYSDQIEMAMKGQEVAQYAQEQLGIVAEHWRAKGLDLRLQRTPLSLSLIFLQPNEDIIFRYSLAKETISAPKECDQDDEKQIFNYVHLFTMWDVEKSLIDSLCKELMEEDAFDPAMFKPIVNTQTVKPRVKNALKQTRLPLRGRSFR, via the coding sequence ATGAGTAACAACAAAATACCCTTTGGACCGAGTCGAATTCCCTGGGAGAACCAAGTCCCCGAGTTTGCCGTGACTCACATCTCAGCACCCAGCGCCAATCCCATTGAGATATATGCAGAGCGCAACTACGACTTCCACTACACCGAACAAGCCGTCAACGGTTTCGACGTCGAAATTCCACCAATTGGTCAAAACAACACAGAGCAAGAGAGCGTTTATCAGCAGTTGCTCTCCTATGTAGATGCGCAGAAATCCCGGTTTTTGGGTTACCAAACAGAAGAGAATATTGAGTACGAGAAGCAATTATCTCGCTTTCTTGACGTCAGTTTGAACAATGTCGGCGACCCTTTTGTTAATGGTAATTACACCATCAACTCCAAATGTATCGAGCGCTCGGTTTTGGATTATTATGCCTCGCTTTGGAACGCCAAATGGCCCTCGCAAGGCCCATACATCGATGAAAACGGCCAGTTCCAGGAAGGCGATCCTGAGAGCTATTGGGGCTACGTTTTAACAATGGGAAGTACCGAGGGAAACCTCTATGCGATGCTCAATGCTCGAGACTATCTAAGTGGGGTAATGCTTCTCGAAGAGGAGGTTCGCAGCGTAACTAAGGATGGCGAACAGATCAGTAACTGCCAAGTTTACGCTCATCACCCTTGCCCTCCTGAACGCAATCCTAATGCATATACACCCGTCGCTTTTTACTCTGAAGATACTCATTATTCAATTGTCAAAGCGATGGCCGTCGAAAAAATTGATACCTTTGGCGATCTGGGGAACCGACTCTATCCGAACCAAAACCCAGTAGAGCCCGGCCAACCATGGCCGAGTGAAGTAGCTTCTACACCGCCATCGGACGGTCTCTACGTCAGTAGTGGTGCCATAGATGTAGAGCATCTAACTAAATACGTTGAGTTTTTTGCCAAAGAAGGTCATCCCATCCTGTTAGTGCTCAACTGTGGAACGACCTTTAAAGGCGCTTATGATGACGTGGATACCATAACGCAGCGCCTCGAGCCTATTCTAAAGCGCAATGGGTTATGGAAAAGAGAGGTCCTTGTAGACCCAGACGATCCAAACAGCGGCTATGAGACACGTACCGGCTTTTGGCTGCACATTGATGGTGCACTTGGCGCGAGCTACCTACCCTTCATAAAAATGGCCAAGGAGTGTCCAGAATATCAGCCATTTTTTGCAGAAAATGGAGGCTATACCGGACCAGAATTCGATTTTAGAAACCCAATGGTACACTCGATCGTAACCAGCGGACACAAGTGGCCGGGAGCACCTTGGCCAACCGGTGTTTATATGACCAAACAGAAATTTATGGTCTCTCCTCCTGACAACCCTGAGTATATTGGCTCACCCGACACAACTTTTGCTGGCTCAAGAAACGGGCTTTCTCCCTTGGTGCTTTGGGAATACTTCACCCGAAATAGCTATAGCGATCAGATAGAAATGGCCATGAAAGGCCAAGAGGTCGCGCAGTATGCTCAAGAGCAGTTGGGCATCGTTGCTGAGCATTGGCGAGCTAAGGGGTTAGATTTGCGACTGCAACGCACACCGCTTTCGCTGTCACTGATCTTCTTGCAGCCAAATGAAGATATTATTTTCCGCTACTCTTTGGCAAAGGAGACAATTTCAGCACCAAAAGAGTGCGATCAGGATGATGAAAAGCAAATCTTTAACTACGTTCACCTGTTTACTATGTGGGACGTCGAGAAATCGCTGATTGATTCTTTGTGCAAGGAATTGATGGAAGAGGACGCGTTTGACCCGGCAATGTTTAAACCCATCGTCAACACTCAAACCGTCAAACCTAGAGTCAAAAATGCGCTCAAACAGACCAGGCTACCACTTAGGGGGCGGTCTTTTCGTTAG
- a CDS encoding methyl-accepting chemotaxis protein codes for MTLGFKSRIYIGVGTLVAVSLIVLGTLNILAMRDKMVQGLVSKTADKLSFHVAELEQMMTFKMDAIEKGAESFNLSLSDSDNQRMVSLLADSASISNVIMTYEDGRSYMSLDGTKYDFRTRGWYQEAKNATSVTLTGVYQDQVTQKQVVSVTMPVRQNGEFIGVLLGDIQLGDVITSVSNMRFAGGAATLTDNNAVFFASDDPNDIGKTPSQISSNFAEMERLFFAEQSGHLTFPYLGIQFDGYFERVNLTPDMYWTLMVFVDQASALTDVYSAMYESVATGGILLLVSCAAIFAILHYAYRPLLRLKSAVLDLSQGNGDLTQRLQVEGQDDLAEISSGFNQFVSNLQQMMLQISQASQNISVSVKQLGANARENENMLMTHSSETEQVVTAITEMSESARTVAENVNQSNRITDAASKEAESSLAIVNNAVSTVSALVTEVEDMSNSILRMNQDANKISNVLNVIGEISEQTNLLALNAAIEAARAGEQGRGFAVVADEVRALAGRTQNSTMEISDMLSQLLGGTEGVVKAMDSTKRQCQETAEKTAEVSESLTLMSGSVKEIDDVSTQIAAATEEQSTVAEELSRNMLSIRDIVESLVTSGQQTVQATELLSETNDDLKRQVANFKLS; via the coding sequence ATGACTTTAGGCTTTAAATCGAGGATATATATTGGCGTTGGTACGCTCGTCGCTGTGTCACTGATTGTGTTGGGAACCCTGAACATCTTGGCTATGAGAGATAAGATGGTGCAAGGTTTGGTTTCAAAAACAGCCGACAAACTCAGTTTCCACGTAGCGGAACTTGAGCAGATGATGACCTTTAAAATGGATGCAATTGAAAAAGGCGCCGAGAGTTTCAACCTGTCACTGAGCGACAGTGATAATCAGAGGATGGTCTCACTACTGGCCGACAGTGCCTCAATATCTAATGTCATCATGACCTATGAAGATGGCCGGAGCTATATGTCTTTGGACGGGACTAAGTACGATTTTCGTACTCGCGGCTGGTATCAAGAGGCAAAGAACGCGACTTCAGTAACGTTGACCGGTGTCTATCAGGACCAAGTCACCCAAAAGCAGGTGGTAAGTGTGACCATGCCGGTACGACAAAACGGCGAGTTCATTGGCGTGTTATTGGGTGATATTCAATTGGGCGACGTGATTACCTCGGTCAGTAATATGCGTTTTGCTGGTGGCGCTGCGACGTTGACCGATAACAATGCCGTTTTTTTCGCTAGCGACGATCCTAACGATATCGGCAAAACGCCTTCACAAATTAGTTCAAACTTCGCTGAGATGGAGCGACTGTTTTTTGCAGAGCAATCAGGCCACCTCACATTTCCATACTTGGGTATTCAATTTGATGGTTACTTTGAAAGAGTCAATCTGACCCCCGATATGTATTGGACTTTGATGGTGTTCGTCGATCAAGCATCGGCTCTAACCGATGTCTACTCTGCTATGTATGAGTCTGTTGCGACGGGAGGCATCTTGCTCTTAGTTAGCTGCGCAGCAATTTTTGCGATATTGCACTATGCGTACCGACCTCTTCTGAGATTGAAGTCTGCGGTACTTGACCTGTCTCAGGGCAATGGTGATCTCACTCAACGTTTACAGGTTGAAGGACAAGATGATCTCGCTGAGATAAGTAGCGGGTTCAACCAATTTGTCTCCAATCTTCAACAGATGATGTTACAGATCTCGCAAGCTAGCCAAAACATTTCAGTCAGCGTCAAGCAGCTTGGTGCTAACGCTCGCGAGAACGAAAATATGTTGATGACACACTCTAGCGAGACAGAGCAGGTGGTAACCGCTATTACTGAGATGAGTGAGAGCGCACGAACCGTCGCTGAGAACGTCAATCAATCCAATCGAATTACCGACGCTGCGAGCAAAGAAGCTGAGTCTTCTTTGGCGATTGTGAACAATGCAGTGAGTACGGTCAGCGCGCTGGTCACCGAAGTTGAAGATATGTCGAATAGTATTTTGCGCATGAATCAAGACGCGAACAAAATTAGCAATGTGCTTAATGTCATTGGTGAGATTTCAGAGCAAACCAATCTACTCGCCCTCAATGCGGCGATAGAGGCAGCGCGCGCTGGTGAGCAAGGGCGTGGTTTTGCGGTTGTTGCTGACGAAGTGCGTGCTTTGGCTGGACGTACGCAAAATAGTACGATGGAAATATCCGATATGCTCAGCCAGTTGCTTGGCGGAACCGAGGGTGTAGTTAAAGCGATGGACTCAACGAAGAGGCAGTGCCAAGAAACCGCAGAAAAAACCGCTGAAGTGTCGGAGAGCCTGACATTGATGAGTGGTTCGGTTAAAGAAATCGATGACGTTAGTACCCAAATCGCGGCCGCCACGGAGGAGCAAAGCACCGTCGCAGAAGAACTAAGCCGCAATATGCTGTCGATTAGAGATATCGTCGAATCACTTGTGACTAGTGGTCAGCAAACTGTTCAGGCAACGGAGCTGCTGAGTGAAACTAATGACGACCTTAAACGCCAAGTGGCGAACTTCAAACTGAGTTAA
- a CDS encoding alpha/beta fold hydrolase — protein MHQSNHFPQSKQIVVNKVTLEVFEAGEQNKGQPIVLCHGWPEHAYCWRYQIPALVEEGYHVIVPNQRGYGNSSCPDSIEDYDVEHLCGDLVGLLDYYGYDKATFIGHDWGAMLIWWLALIHPQRVSHIVNLNLPYQERGDTPWIEWMEMVLGKDYYFVHFNRQPGVADSVLEANTQRFLHNLYRTNLPPVAPGDGMEMINLALAENPQGQPLMSEQELSVFTRAFEASGFTASINWYRNLDRNWHLLADIDPIVRQPALMIYGELDVIPQSPTLKQYVPNVEVTSIKGGHWLQQECPKQTNQAIITWLNKQL, from the coding sequence ATGCATCAATCCAATCATTTTCCTCAATCTAAACAGATTGTGGTAAACAAGGTGACACTCGAAGTCTTTGAAGCAGGAGAACAAAACAAAGGGCAGCCGATTGTTCTATGTCATGGCTGGCCGGAGCACGCATATTGCTGGCGCTATCAGATTCCCGCTCTCGTTGAAGAGGGTTACCACGTAATCGTTCCCAACCAACGAGGCTATGGTAACTCTTCTTGCCCAGATAGCATCGAAGACTATGATGTCGAACACTTGTGTGGCGATCTTGTCGGTCTGCTGGACTACTACGGATATGATAAGGCAACTTTCATTGGCCATGACTGGGGCGCGATGTTGATATGGTGGTTGGCTTTAATCCATCCCCAAAGAGTGAGTCACATCGTCAATCTCAATTTGCCCTATCAGGAGCGCGGAGACACACCATGGATTGAATGGATGGAAATGGTGCTTGGCAAAGACTACTACTTCGTTCACTTTAATCGACAACCTGGCGTAGCAGATAGCGTATTAGAAGCGAACACACAGCGTTTTTTGCATAATTTGTATCGCACGAATTTGCCACCAGTCGCTCCAGGAGATGGGATGGAGATGATCAATCTCGCTTTGGCTGAAAACCCACAGGGGCAACCCTTAATGTCAGAGCAGGAGCTGTCAGTATTTACTCGCGCTTTTGAAGCGTCTGGCTTCACAGCAAGCATTAATTGGTATCGTAACCTCGACAGAAATTGGCATTTACTTGCCGATATTGACCCAATAGTGCGCCAACCTGCGTTGATGATTTATGGTGAGTTAGATGTCATTCCTCAATCCCCCACTCTGAAGCAATATGTCCCCAATGTGGAGGTGACCAGCATCAAAGGTGGCCATTGGCTGCAGCAGGAGTGCCCCAAACAAACCAACCAAGCCATCATCACCTGGCTGAACAAGCAGCTTTAG
- a CDS encoding helix-turn-helix transcriptional regulator produces the protein MNIRQRQEALMRSLRRGGTTTATALAEELGVSKRTILRDLSSLRDQGVVIESEPGRGGGLQLDLRSLQTTITLSVAEVFALLISVTSMYATGGLPFSGVADRALEKIEQALPQEKLHDLRRLLECLYVGELAKQVDVSNIGQMHPDLLPVFEHAFLKQNCIRFEYCDVKGNITQRQVEPQAMLILPPLWYLVAWDPARRDFRHFRMDRIKVPEVVESETFLRKPIPFDSHVSPARNMVR, from the coding sequence ATGAATATTCGACAAAGGCAAGAAGCCCTGATGCGTAGCTTACGTCGTGGCGGCACGACAACCGCTACGGCTTTAGCGGAAGAGCTTGGAGTATCAAAGCGCACGATACTAAGAGACTTAAGTTCACTACGCGACCAAGGCGTTGTGATTGAGTCAGAGCCGGGGCGTGGAGGTGGTTTGCAGCTCGACCTTCGTTCACTACAAACGACCATCACGCTCTCGGTGGCAGAAGTGTTTGCTCTGCTTATCAGCGTGACCTCGATGTATGCAACAGGGGGACTTCCGTTTAGTGGTGTAGCAGACCGAGCATTAGAAAAAATAGAACAGGCACTGCCTCAAGAAAAGTTACATGATTTGCGAAGGTTACTCGAATGTCTTTATGTCGGGGAGTTAGCGAAACAGGTAGATGTTTCAAATATTGGTCAGATGCATCCTGACTTGCTGCCTGTCTTTGAGCACGCTTTTCTCAAGCAAAACTGTATACGTTTTGAGTATTGTGATGTGAAAGGAAATATCACTCAGCGTCAGGTCGAGCCGCAAGCGATGCTGATTCTACCACCGCTATGGTATTTGGTTGCTTGGGACCCCGCGCGCAGAGACTTCCGTCATTTCAGAATGGATAGAATCAAGGTTCCCGAAGTCGTAGAAAGTGAGACGTTTCTGCGTAAACCTATCCCATTCGACTCCCACGTTTCCCCAGCAAGGAATATGGTACGTTGA
- a CDS encoding EamA family transporter, translated as MIRNDLFLAVFVMAIWGFNFSMIKMGITEVHPLLATAARFSLAVLPAIFFIRRPLVAWRYLISYGIVFGVGIWGMASWSITAGLSSGMSSVLLSSNALISMAVGVFIHKEIASKRKITGAMIAMTALLILVFATNGNITAKGLAFIMIAASCWTIMGMIVKASKTTQAFAFNVWGMLFAPVPLVLFAVSLHGPGIVTHAFDVWDSSTTVAVLFQAYPTTLFGYWVWNRLLIRYPLSTTAPLTLLVPVFALISGYLMYDEVLSVAQVVACALFLIGIGLIVKPAKPQHSVSALPITQS; from the coding sequence ATGATACGAAACGATTTATTTTTAGCGGTGTTTGTGATGGCTATTTGGGGGTTCAACTTCTCGATGATCAAAATGGGCATCACCGAAGTTCACCCACTCTTGGCAACGGCAGCAAGGTTCTCACTCGCTGTTTTACCAGCGATCTTCTTTATTCGCAGACCGCTAGTGGCTTGGCGCTACCTCATTAGCTACGGCATCGTGTTTGGCGTAGGCATCTGGGGCATGGCGTCCTGGTCAATTACCGCTGGTCTCTCTTCGGGTATGTCATCGGTTTTGCTTTCATCCAATGCCCTAATCAGCATGGCGGTCGGTGTTTTCATCCACAAAGAGATAGCATCCAAACGTAAGATTACCGGGGCTATGATCGCTATGACGGCGCTACTGATTTTGGTTTTCGCTACCAATGGCAACATTACCGCTAAAGGCCTAGCCTTTATTATGATAGCGGCATCGTGTTGGACGATCATGGGCATGATAGTGAAAGCGTCCAAAACCACACAAGCGTTTGCCTTTAATGTTTGGGGAATGCTGTTTGCGCCAGTTCCACTGGTACTGTTTGCGGTCAGTCTGCATGGCCCGGGCATCGTCACCCATGCATTTGACGTTTGGGATAGCAGTACAACCGTCGCCGTTCTCTTTCAAGCTTACCCAACCACACTATTTGGCTACTGGGTGTGGAACCGACTGTTGATCCGCTACCCGCTAAGCACAACCGCACCACTGACGTTGCTTGTTCCTGTGTTTGCGCTGATCTCGGGCTACCTTATGTATGACGAAGTTCTCAGCGTTGCTCAAGTCGTAGCCTGTGCACTGTTCCTGATTGGTATTGGGCTGATCGTAAAGCCTGCGAAACCACAACACTCAGTAAGCGCTTTGCCTATCACTCAAAGTTAG
- a CDS encoding PLP-dependent aminotransferase family protein — protein sequence MSIYRAMASQFIREIESGKLPQGSRMPSLRQLSKQQSVSMSTAVSCYQELESQGWIHARPQAGYYVSARQSQHRKPQIVQFVSKVSSVDQNYAVLSDYHGPLGVSSTDIDQQALTELERSFRRASKRLGNSRLNQYPNTQGEPSLRDALSVHFAKLGLHINPAELVITSGCMPAIKSALESCTQVGDAIAISSPCFSGILDLLGKMGRKIIEIPSLEDGIDLAQLEMHLRQGSVKAGIFCTSHMNPQGITMSAQQKQTLAELANHYQVPIIEDDVYLELSYSEHTPLPAKYYDQGGYILWCGSVSKSLSPSYRLGWCLPGCYIERYRQQHTASNFGVSLPTQLGIADFIESGHYAKQLKRRRAKLLNLRQAYLGFLTERLPEKVNISNPQGGMVLWLQVPNLDTEKFESLVTENQIDIRLGRLFSTLSLYNDCLRINMGFELTPEVNAELVKLVEAIKQAS from the coding sequence ATGAGCATTTACAGAGCGATGGCAAGTCAGTTTATTCGTGAAATCGAGTCGGGCAAACTGCCACAAGGTAGCCGTATGCCCTCACTCAGGCAGCTTTCAAAACAGCAGTCTGTGAGTATGTCGACGGCCGTCAGTTGCTATCAAGAGTTGGAATCACAAGGGTGGATTCATGCTCGTCCTCAAGCTGGGTATTACGTGTCGGCTCGTCAAAGCCAGCATCGAAAACCGCAAATCGTGCAGTTTGTTAGCAAGGTTTCGAGCGTTGACCAGAACTATGCCGTTCTCTCTGATTACCATGGGCCGCTTGGCGTCTCTAGCACCGATATTGATCAACAAGCGTTAACAGAGCTCGAGCGCAGCTTTCGCCGAGCAAGTAAGCGCTTAGGCAATAGCCGACTCAACCAATATCCCAATACTCAAGGTGAGCCTTCATTACGAGACGCGCTGAGTGTCCATTTTGCCAAGCTTGGTCTGCACATTAACCCAGCAGAGTTGGTCATCACTTCTGGTTGTATGCCGGCAATTAAGTCTGCGCTGGAGTCGTGCACTCAAGTGGGGGATGCGATAGCGATCAGCTCACCATGTTTCAGCGGTATTTTGGATTTACTGGGAAAAATGGGCCGGAAGATTATTGAGATCCCTTCATTGGAAGATGGCATCGACTTGGCTCAGCTCGAAATGCACCTCAGACAAGGTAGTGTCAAAGCAGGGATCTTTTGTACCTCTCACATGAATCCTCAAGGTATCACCATGTCAGCCCAGCAAAAACAGACGTTGGCTGAGCTCGCTAATCACTACCAAGTGCCGATTATCGAAGATGACGTTTATTTAGAGCTTTCTTACTCCGAGCACACCCCCTTGCCGGCTAAGTATTATGACCAAGGCGGCTACATCTTGTGGTGTGGGTCAGTGTCAAAAAGCCTATCGCCCAGCTACCGTTTAGGCTGGTGTTTGCCTGGTTGCTATATCGAGCGTTATCGACAGCAACATACCGCGTCAAACTTTGGTGTGTCGCTGCCTACACAGCTCGGCATTGCAGACTTTATTGAGTCAGGGCATTACGCTAAACAGTTAAAACGTCGTCGCGCCAAACTGCTTAATTTGAGGCAGGCTTATCTTGGTTTTCTTACTGAGCGTTTGCCTGAGAAGGTCAACATCAGTAATCCTCAAGGAGGAATGGTACTTTGGTTACAAGTCCCTAATCTAGACACAGAAAAGTTCGAATCTTTGGTGACAGAGAATCAGATTGATATTCGCTTGGGAAGGTTGTTCAGCACGCTATCGCTATACAATGATTGCCTAAGAATCAATATGGGCTTTGAGCTAACCCCAGAGGTCAACGCAGAGCTCGTAAAGTTGGTCGAGGCGATCAAGCAAGCGAGTTGA
- a CDS encoding XRE family transcriptional regulator: MPELQSEGYEFFGFSDRELRAMLIERIEFLMANKKWSRGQLASHAHLPRSSVYAKLDREADSQFTFSDLCAVAKAFDISILQLFPLSDYDRKLGGKPVAKASMLKMWDSLLARNEKELTLLAEIDQVIQKHLNNK; the protein is encoded by the coding sequence ATGCCAGAATTGCAGAGTGAAGGATACGAATTTTTCGGCTTTTCAGACAGAGAGCTGCGTGCCATGCTTATTGAGCGAATAGAGTTTTTAATGGCGAATAAAAAGTGGTCAAGAGGGCAATTGGCAAGCCACGCGCATTTACCACGCAGCTCAGTTTACGCAAAACTAGACAGAGAAGCAGACAGTCAATTTACTTTTTCTGATCTTTGTGCTGTTGCCAAAGCCTTTGATATTAGCATCCTGCAATTATTTCCACTTTCTGATTACGATAGAAAATTAGGTGGAAAGCCTGTAGCGAAAGCATCCATGCTTAAAATGTGGGACAGTCTATTAGCTCGCAATGAAAAAGAGCTAACTTTATTAGCGGAAATTGACCAAGTCATACAAAAGCACTTAAATAACAAGTAA
- a CDS encoding serine hydrolase domain-containing protein, producing MNTLTKLSLACALSFSSVAAISAQAPDELRHLPAHAHELRGNPYGDFASSWQNAPYNTSVYQQVNRLIPTATVWRGDAEESQFEYQKQDLSEIQYTNVKGESETFAELLERTFSDGVLILKDGKIITEHYFNGMKPHNRHHLMSSSKSLTSTLFSTFIDDGSVKLDEMVTTYVPDAKNTAWEGVKVIDLLNMTSDVQYREEFDNPDAEVWAHESAVGWRNVGEGRPSTNREFLYSMNKMDSPDGLFHYRSSETDMLGQIMENVSGIGTAELFSRRIWSKLGAEEDAQCLVDREGACVVMGGFGTTLRDLGRWGQMIANNGYFNGQQIISKAWVDRITHGDADKFKHYKGMLPKGAYSAQFWVTDNERNITSTLGYGGQQVYIDRDINLVIVRLSSWDKPDYSYATDSYKAMEAISNHFRDASK from the coding sequence ATGAACACGTTAACTAAATTATCACTGGCATGCGCTTTATCATTCTCAAGTGTAGCTGCAATTTCTGCACAAGCTCCTGATGAATTACGTCATTTACCTGCTCATGCGCATGAGCTTCGCGGTAATCCTTATGGCGATTTTGCTAGCAGTTGGCAAAATGCTCCCTATAACACTTCTGTTTACCAGCAAGTGAATCGTCTTATTCCTACGGCAACGGTTTGGCGTGGAGATGCTGAAGAGAGTCAATTTGAATATCAAAAACAGGATCTAAGTGAAATTCAATACACTAACGTGAAAGGGGAAAGTGAAACCTTTGCTGAATTATTAGAGCGTACGTTTAGTGACGGGGTGTTGATTCTTAAAGATGGCAAAATAATCACTGAGCATTATTTTAATGGTATGAAGCCACATAATCGCCATCATTTAATGAGTAGCTCTAAGTCATTAACTTCAACCTTGTTTAGCACCTTTATTGATGACGGCAGCGTTAAGTTGGATGAAATGGTCACAACTTATGTTCCTGATGCCAAGAATACGGCTTGGGAAGGAGTAAAGGTTATTGATTTACTCAATATGACTTCAGATGTTCAGTATCGCGAGGAGTTTGATAATCCTGATGCTGAAGTATGGGCACATGAGTCTGCGGTTGGCTGGCGAAATGTAGGCGAAGGTCGCCCTTCGACAAATCGTGAGTTTTTATACTCTATGAATAAAATGGACAGCCCTGATGGGTTATTCCATTACCGCTCGTCTGAGACTGACATGCTTGGACAAATTATGGAAAACGTATCAGGTATTGGTACTGCTGAATTATTTAGCCGTCGCATTTGGTCAAAGTTAGGTGCGGAAGAAGACGCGCAATGTTTAGTTGACCGCGAGGGGGCTTGTGTTGTGATGGGAGGTTTTGGCACTACCTTACGTGATTTAGGTCGCTGGGGACAAATGATTGCCAATAATGGTTACTTTAATGGTCAGCAAATTATTAGCAAGGCTTGGGTGGATCGTATTACTCATGGTGACGCGGATAAATTCAAGCACTATAAAGGTATGTTGCCAAAAGGGGCGTATTCAGCACAGTTTTGGGTAACGGATAATGAACGCAACATTACCTCAACATTAGGTTATGGTGGTCAGCAGGTGTATATTGATCGTGATATTAACTTAGTGATTGTTCGTTTATCTTCATGGGATAAGCCTGATTACAGTTATGCAACAGATAGTTACAAGGCTATGGAAGCAATCTCTAACCATTTCAGAGATGCTAGCAAGTAA